The Deltaproteobacteria bacterium DNA segment ACGCGGCGGACGCGACGGCCGCCAGCGCCGTGAACGCGGCGGTCACCAGCCACCCGCGGACGATCAGGCGGCGGTGAACGACGTGAGCGGCGAGGCACAGCGCGCCGGCGTCGGCCGACCACATCCCGCGCGGCGTGCCGAGCAGCAGGTCGGCCAGATACCCCAGCACGACCGCTCCGAGCACCGACGGCGCCAGCCGCTGGCGCGCCGTGAGCCCGAGGTACGCCGCGAACAACGCCACCGCATCCGGCATGGCGCGATCGACCGGAATGAACCGCCACACGACGCCGAGCACCAGCACGACCGCGTAGCCGATCATCACCTGCGCCGCGATGCGCACGTCAGAGTCCCGTCCCGGCCGCCGTATCCCCGCGAGTCATCGGTACGGCCCCAACGAGTAGGCCGGCCGCGACCGGCGGCGCTGGCCCGCGCGCGGATCCGGCGGTGGCGGCGGCGCGAGCACGACCAACACGTGGCGCAACCGGCCGAAGTCGACCGCCGGTTCGACCTCGACCTCTTGGTACAGGCTATAGCTCTTGGTGACCACCTTGGAGATGCGGCCGACGCGGATGCCGGCCGGCAGCGCCCCGCCGAGGCCGCTGGTGACCACCTCGTCGCCCTCGGCCACCTCCTGTCCGCGTTCGAGGTACTCGATCTCGCATGTGTAGGCGTCCGGCCGCCCGACTCCGCGGAGCACGCCGCGGCCGCCGGTCCGCTCCACCACCACGTCGATCGCCGACTCCGGGTCGGTCGCGAGCAGCACGTCGCTGTAGCGGCCGTAGACGCGCTGCACGCGGCCGACCAGGCCGGCCGGCGCGATCACCGGCATCCCGGGCGCGACCTCCCCGTCGCCGCGGTCGAGCCGGATCCGAATCACCCGGAAGTGCGGGTTGACCCCCGAGGAAATCACGCGCGCGCCGATCGTCTCGGCGGCGGTCGTGCGACGCAGGCCGGCGAGCTGTTCGAGCGCGTCGACGTGGGCCGCGCGGCGGCGCGCCTCGGCGAGCTGCCGGCGCAGCTCGGCGTTGGCCGCGCGCAGGTCCTCGTTTTCCTCCTCGACATCGACGAGCCAGACGTAGCGGTTCCACCAGCCGCCGACGCCTTCGACGACCCACGACACGGCCGCCTGCAGCGGCGACGACACGCGCAGCACGGCGCGGTCGAACGCATTGATGTCCGCGGGATCCTTCCAGTGTGCGGTGAGCATCGCGGCGGGGACGGCCAACAACAGCACGACCAGGCCGTAGTCCAACAACCGCCGCCGCAACGTCATCGGGCGCCTACTGCAAGGCGATCTCGCGCAGCAGATTCAGCTCGTCGAGCGCCTTGCCGGTGCCGAGCACCACCGCGAGCTGCGGGTTCTCGCACACCATCACGGGCAGTCCGGTTTCCTCGCGCAGCATGACGTCGATGTTCTTGAGCTTCGCGCCGCCGCCCGACAGCACGATGCCCTTGTCGACGATGTCGGCCGACAGTTCCGGCGGCGTGCGCTCGAGGACCGTGCGGACCGCGTCGACGATGGCGTTGACCGGCTCCTGCAGCGCCTCGCGGATCTCGTCGGAGTTGACCACGAGGGTCTTCGGCACGCCCGCGACGAGATCGCGCCCCTTGACCTCGACGGTGAGCACCTCGTCCAGCGGGTAGGCGGAGCCGATCTCCTGTTTGATCAGCTCGGCGGTGCGCTCGCCGATCAGCAAGTTGTACTTGCGCTTGATGTACTGGACGATCGCCTCGTCCATCTTGTCGCCGGCGACGCGGATCGACTTGGACAGCACGATGCCGGCGAGCGAGATGACCG contains these protein-coding regions:
- the mreC gene encoding rod shape-determining protein MreC, with protein sequence MTLRRRLLDYGLVVLLLAVPAAMLTAHWKDPADINAFDRAVLRVSSPLQAAVSWVVEGVGGWWNRYVWLVDVEEENEDLRAANAELRRQLAEARRRAAHVDALEQLAGLRRTTAAETIGARVISSGVNPHFRVIRIRLDRGDGEVAPGMPVIAPAGLVGRVQRVYGRYSDVLLATDPESAIDVVVERTGGRGVLRGVGRPDAYTCEIEYLERGQEVAEGDEVVTSGLGGALPAGIRVGRISKVVTKSYSLYQEVEVEPAVDFGRLRHVLVVLAPPPPPDPRAGQRRRSRPAYSLGPYR
- a CDS encoding rod shape-determining protein → MLFDWVYGLFSNDLAIDLGTATTLTFVKGRGIVANEPSVVAVQRGVSGVKKVLAVGKEAKEMLGRTPGNIVAIRPMKDGVIADFEVTEAMLRYFIQKAHHRRTLVRPRVIVCVPSGITEVEKRAVRDSALAASAREVYLIEEPMAAAIGGGLPITEPSGNMIVDIGGGTTEVAVISLAGIVLSKSIRVAGDKMDEAIVQYIKRKYNLLIGERTAELIKQEIGSAYPLDEVLTVEVKGRDLVAGVPKTLVVNSDEIREALQEPVNAIVDAVRTVLERTPPELSADIVDKGIVLSGGGAKLKNIDVMLREETGLPVMVCENPQLAVVLGTGKALDELNLLREIALQ